A stretch of DNA from Campylobacter concisus:
CTGATGAGATCATAACAAATTTTTTAACGCCATATTTTTTTGAAAGATCGACAGCATTTTTTGTGCCAAGGATATTATTTTCGACAGCCGAGCGAGGGTTTAGCTCACAAAGTGGCACGTGCTTATATGCTGCAGCATGGATAACAATCTCAGGTTTAAAGTCAGCAAAAACTTCTTCAAAATCCTTTAAATTTGTGATGTTTACAAGCTTACTGATAGTCCTTTTATCTTTTGTATCTTCGCCTATTTTATAAAGGTTAAACTCACTGTGCTCAACCATTACAAGCTCGCTCACTCCAAATTTTAAGCACTGCTTACAAATTTCGCTTCCTATGCTACCACCAGCTCCAGTAACAAGCACTTTTTTGTCTTTTAAAAAATTTGAGATAGCCTCTGGATTTAGGTCTTTTGGCTTTCTGGCTAGTAAGTCTTCGATCGAGATATCCTTGATCGGCTCGTTTTCGATAAGCGAAAATAGTTTCATATCTCTTATGCCGTATCCCGTTAGTTCATCGACTAAGGCTTGAAGCCCATCTTGATCAAGTGCAAGTGCGATAATAGCGGTCTTTACATCGTAATCTTTTATCAAATTTGGTATCTCTTTTTTATCTTGCACCAAAAATCCATCACAATAAGTGCCCACAAGATCACTCCTGCCATCTACCACGCCAACTGCATAATAATCAAGATAACCCTGTTTTAAGCCACGCAAAACGTGAAGTGCCTTTGAGGTAGCGCCGATGACCACGCATGGCTCGCCTTTGTGAGGTTTGTTTGAAAAGTCAAGCACCATGCGCTTTGAAATTCTCAAAAGTCCAATAAGCAGGCATGAAATTAGAAGATCAATGAAAATAACGCTTCTTGGGTATGGATTAAAGAAGTCTTGTATTATGAAAAATATGATCGTAAACAAAACCGCTGAGCAAACGTGAGCTAAGAAAATTTTGCGAGCTTCATTTAGCCCAAAAAATCTCCATGGCACCTTGTAAATTTTAAACATCCATAGAAAAAATAGCTTAAAAATAATCAAAAATCCAGCCGTTACAAAAAGGCCCTGAACGTAGATATCTGGGATATTTGCGTTAAATCTCAAAAGATAAGCCGCATATATCGAAAACGCAGATATAAAAACATCGCCAGTAAGGAAAAATATAAGCCTTTTTAACTTTGTTGCATGAAACATTTAGGCGTTTTCCTTGACTAGTTTGATCACTCTTACTTGCGTTTCCTCGCTCATATCACTACCGCTTGGCAAGCAAATTCCTCTTGAAAATAGATCTTCGCTACAACCATCAACAAAGCTTAGCGCGCCCTTAAATACAGGCTGTATATGCATAGGCTTCCAAAGTGGACGGCTCTCGATATTCTCATCAGCTAGAGCTTTTATCACCTTTAAATGTGCGTCTTTTTTAGCAAAAACGCCAGTTGTGAGCCATCTGTTGCCACGAGAATTTGCTAGCTCTGGCATAAATTCTAAAATACTGCCAAGCTCTTTTTCATAAATTTCAAATACTTTTCTCTTTTGCTCGACTCTTTTTTCTAAAACTTCCATCTGTGCCACGCCAATAGCGCCTAGAACGTTGCTTAAACGGTAGTTGTAGCCATACTCTTTGTGCTCGTAGTGAAGTAGCGGCTCTCTTGCTTGCGTGCTGTAAAATCTAGCTTTTTCGACAAATTCGCTATCTCCAACTAGCATACCGCCACCTGAAGTGGTGATGATCTTGTTGCCATTAAAACTATATGCACCCATCACACCAAACGTTCCAAGTGCCTTGCCAGCGTAAAACCCACCAAGTGCCTCAGCTGCGTCCTCGACCAAAGCGATACCCTCGTTTTGGCAAATTTCGCAAATTTCTTTCATCTTTGAAGCTTGGCCGTAAAGATGAGTAACGACTAACGCCTTTGGCTTTTTAGGTAAATTTGATATCGCTTTTTTAAGTAGCTCTGGGCTTAAATTCCAGCTCTCATCGCTATCTATAAAGACTGGTGTCGCTTTTTCGTAAAGTATAGGCGAGACCGAAGCCATAAATGTAAAGCTAGAAGCCAGTACAAAGTCGCCCTCTTTCACGCCAAGGACACGAAGTGCTAGGTGAAGCGCCGCCGTTCCAGCGCTTAGTGCTAGCGCATCTTTTGCTCCAGTGTAGTTTTTTATACTTTCTTCAAATTTATTTACATACTCACCAAGTGGCGCTATATAGTTGCTTTCAAAAACTTTTTTTATATATTCCTGCTCTTTTCCACTCATGTTTGGCGGAGATAAAAAAACCCTATCCATGTTCATACCTTTCGTGATTTTTTAGCGATTTTAGCACTTATTTTTAAATTTTATATCTTAGCGCGCTCGCATGCTGGCACTCCGTACGCCTTTGTGCCATCTTTTATATCTCTAACAACGACGCTTCCAGCGCCGATGATACAGCTGCTGCCGATACTTATACCTTGAATGACGCTTGAGCCTATGCCAACATGCGT
This window harbors:
- the pglF gene encoding UDP-N-acetylglucosamine 4,6-dehydratase (configuration-retaining), with product MFHATKLKRLIFFLTGDVFISAFSIYAAYLLRFNANIPDIYVQGLFVTAGFLIIFKLFFLWMFKIYKVPWRFFGLNEARKIFLAHVCSAVLFTIIFFIIQDFFNPYPRSVIFIDLLISCLLIGLLRISKRMVLDFSNKPHKGEPCVVIGATSKALHVLRGLKQGYLDYYAVGVVDGRSDLVGTYCDGFLVQDKKEIPNLIKDYDVKTAIIALALDQDGLQALVDELTGYGIRDMKLFSLIENEPIKDISIEDLLARKPKDLNPEAISNFLKDKKVLVTGAGGSIGSEICKQCLKFGVSELVMVEHSEFNLYKIGEDTKDKRTISKLVNITNLKDFEEVFADFKPEIVIHAAAYKHVPLCELNPRSAVENNILGTKNAVDLSKKYGVKKFVMISSDKAVRPTNIMGTTKRVCELYALNSNEAGVCEIVCVRFGNVLGSSGSVIPKFKAQIAVNKPLSVTHPEITRYFMLTSEACQLVLQAASIAEGGELFVLDMGEPIKIVDLAKKMLLLSNKEHLGIEFVGLRPGEKLYEELLINKDDVQTKYESIFVTHSQPYDLTLLNSQINGLLQLEDDEVAPALKVIVPEFNHALNLKG
- the pglE gene encoding UDP-N-acetylbacillosamine transaminase translates to MDRVFLSPPNMSGKEQEYIKKVFESNYIAPLGEYVNKFEESIKNYTGAKDALALSAGTAALHLALRVLGVKEGDFVLASSFTFMASVSPILYEKATPVFIDSDESWNLSPELLKKAISNLPKKPKALVVTHLYGQASKMKEICEICQNEGIALVEDAAEALGGFYAGKALGTFGVMGAYSFNGNKIITTSGGGMLVGDSEFVEKARFYSTQAREPLLHYEHKEYGYNYRLSNVLGAIGVAQMEVLEKRVEQKRKVFEIYEKELGSILEFMPELANSRGNRWLTTGVFAKKDAHLKVIKALADENIESRPLWKPMHIQPVFKGALSFVDGCSEDLFSRGICLPSGSDMSEETQVRVIKLVKENA